A section of the Arcobacter roscoffensis genome encodes:
- a CDS encoding quinoprotein relay system zinc metallohydrolase 1, whose product MKILLLIITAFIFSFANDFDYKIKAIKLNENSYYVYGKEEYFSKENGGDIANTAFIITKNSVILIDTGSSVAYAKQLKEQIRKITNKPIKFIFNTHHHPDHFLGNYAFKDAKIFATDYTKEDIKNNGELYISNMVNLIGKAAYTTKVKVPNSLLEEKELILDRYKLKILYLNGHTKSDVVIYDEKTKIVYASDLIFNKRALATPHANLQDWIKALEKLKTIDFKILVAGHGKVSYDKKVIDENIFYLKYLHSTLKNAVNEGLDTFEILEKEHPKELQDYSMFKEEFERSIINLYPKYENQ is encoded by the coding sequence ATGAAGATTTTACTATTAATCATCACAGCTTTTATTTTTAGTTTTGCAAATGACTTTGACTACAAAATCAAAGCCATAAAACTAAATGAGAATAGCTATTATGTATATGGGAAAGAAGAGTATTTTTCCAAAGAAAATGGTGGAGATATAGCAAATACTGCTTTTATAATCACTAAAAATTCTGTAATATTAATAGATACAGGTTCAAGTGTTGCTTATGCAAAACAGTTAAAAGAGCAAATAAGAAAAATTACAAATAAACCTATAAAGTTTATTTTTAATACTCATCATCATCCAGATCATTTTTTAGGCAACTATGCTTTTAAAGATGCCAAAATCTTTGCAACAGACTATACAAAAGAAGATATAAAAAACAATGGTGAATTATATATAAGCAATATGGTAAATCTAATTGGAAAAGCTGCTTATACTACTAAGGTTAAAGTTCCAAATAGTTTACTTGAAGAAAAAGAGCTTATTTTAGATAGATATAAACTAAAGATTTTATATCTAAATGGTCATACAAAAAGTGATGTAGTTATTTATGATGAAAAAACAAAAATAGTTTATGCTTCTGATTTAATTTTCAACAAAAGAGCATTAGCAACTCCCCATGCAAATCTTCAAGATTGGATAAAAGCTTTAGAAAAACTAAAAACAATTGATTTTAAAATTTTAGTTGCAGGACATGGAAAAGTATCATATGATAAAAAAGTAATAGATGAGAATATCTTTTATTTAAAATATTTACATAGCACTTTAAAAAATGCAGTAAATGAAGGTCTTGATACTTTTGAGATTTTAGAGAAAGAACATCCTAAAGAACTTCAAGATTATTCTATGTTTAAAGAAGAGTTTGAAAGAAGTATTATAAATCTATACCCTAAGTATGAGAATCAATAA
- a CDS encoding ABC transporter ATP-binding protein — translation MLEICIENKSYKEKTVLKDINISLKKSEFISIIGPSGCGKTTLLNILASLDDDYIGELKKDSDEISFMFQDDRLIPWLSIKENLLLISKNKDENKIKEFLKLINLEEVLDFYPNSLSGGMKRRVALIRAFINEPKLIFLDEPFISLDYPTAMQLKEEFLKLCEKFNPKVVLVTHDLSEAIYFSNRIFFLSKNPATIILEFENNKNRKSNQRRVDEVKNEIFEKYPNILKGEI, via the coding sequence ATGTTAGAAATTTGTATTGAAAACAAAAGTTATAAAGAAAAAACTGTTTTAAAAGATATAAATATAAGTCTAAAAAAAAGTGAGTTTATATCTATAATAGGTCCATCTGGTTGTGGTAAAACAACACTTTTAAATATTTTGGCATCACTAGATGATGATTACATTGGAGAGCTTAAAAAAGATAGTGATGAAATATCTTTTATGTTTCAAGATGATAGATTAATACCATGGCTAAGTATAAAAGAAAATCTTTTATTGATTTCAAAAAACAAAGATGAAAATAAAATAAAAGAGTTTTTAAAGCTGATTAATTTAGAAGAAGTTTTAGATTTTTATCCTAACTCTTTATCTGGTGGCATGAAAAGAAGAGTAGCTTTAATAAGAGCTTTTATAAATGAACCTAAGCTTATATTTTTAGATGAACCTTTTATTTCACTGGATTATCCAACAGCTATGCAGTTAAAAGAGGAATTTTTGAAATTGTGTGAAAAATTTAATCCAAAAGTTGTTTTAGTAACTCATGATTTAAGTGAAGCAATATATTTTTCAAATAGGATTTTCTTTTTATCAAAAAATCCAGCAACTATAATCTTAGAGTTTGAAAACAATAAAAACAGAAAATCCAATCAACGAAGAGTTGATGAGGTAAAAAATGAGATATTTGAAAAATATCCAAATATATTAAAAGGAGAAATATGA
- a CDS encoding DUF302 domain-containing protein has protein sequence MKKLILFCFMVCTLSANYKIIENENLFSVKVESESFQEVLVNLKDEISFQGFIIVHELNLAKSTSNVAKALKQKAVLTNGINLLMCKSSFTLKMIQENPSNITYCPLGISIYEVKNEVFISYKKYHKLNFDDKIFKEVNEKLKNLILKSLD, from the coding sequence ATGAAAAAGCTAATACTTTTTTGTTTTATGGTTTGTACTTTGAGTGCAAACTATAAAATCATAGAAAATGAAAATCTTTTTAGTGTTAAGGTAGAAAGTGAAAGTTTTCAAGAAGTATTAGTAAATCTAAAAGATGAAATTAGTTTTCAAGGTTTTATAATAGTCCATGAACTAAATCTTGCAAAATCTACATCAAATGTAGCCAAAGCTTTAAAGCAAAAAGCTGTTTTAACAAATGGTATAAATCTACTTATGTGTAAAAGTAGCTTTACTTTGAAAATGATTCAAGAAAACCCTTCAAATATTACTTATTGTCCTTTAGGTATCTCTATTTATGAAGTTAAAAATGAAGTTTTTATATCTTATAAAAAGTATCATAAATTAAATTTTGATGATAAGATTTTTAAAGAAGTAAATGAAAAGTTAAAAAATCTAATATTAAAGAGTTTGGATTAA
- a CDS encoding quinoprotein dehydrogenase-associated SoxYZ-like carrier, translating to MKLLLLFISTFLISTSLFAKNPIESPTFGDLIKQIIGDEKYVFDDENIQIKVPKFADNPVQVPIYVNASKIKDAKRMILFADLNPIPRVVDMQTTKILPVISTNIKVAQETPLRALVLDSKGIWHVGSKNIRSNGGGCDVSSQASTNSDFAKFLGKTKGKIFEKKDRNRIKASIFHPMETGLIFGNVEFYINTITIKNDNELISTIKTSSAISENPRFIFEVKDNSKSYKINFLDNDGNDFEMEL from the coding sequence ATGAAATTATTACTTCTTTTTATTTCTACTTTTTTAATAAGTACAAGTCTTTTTGCTAAAAACCCTATTGAATCTCCTACTTTTGGAGATTTAATAAAACAAATAATAGGTGATGAAAAGTATGTTTTTGATGATGAAAATATACAAATCAAAGTTCCAAAATTTGCAGATAACCCTGTACAAGTTCCTATTTATGTAAATGCCTCAAAAATAAAAGATGCCAAAAGAATGATTTTATTTGCAGATTTAAACCCAATTCCTAGAGTTGTAGATATGCAAACAACAAAAATCCTTCCTGTGATTTCAACAAATATTAAAGTAGCTCAAGAAACCCCTCTTAGAGCCTTAGTATTAGATAGCAAAGGTATTTGGCATGTTGGAAGTAAAAATATAAGAAGTAATGGTGGAGGTTGTGATGTTTCAAGTCAAGCCTCTACTAATAGTGATTTTGCAAAATTTTTAGGTAAAACCAAAGGTAAAATCTTTGAAAAGAAAGATAGAAATAGAATTAAAGCTTCTATTTTCCATCCTATGGAAACTGGTCTAATATTTGGAAATGTTGAATTTTACATAAACACTATTACTATAAAGAATGATAATGAACTTATTTCAACTATAAAAACTAGTTCTGCTATTAGTGAAAATCCTAGATTTATTTTTGAAGTAAAAGACAATAGTAAATCATATAAAATAAACTTTCTAGATAATGATGGAAATGATTTTGAAATGGAACTGTGA
- a CDS encoding PQQ-dependent catabolism-associated beta-propeller protein has product MKRLLLASALLSTSLLADTIFVSNEKDNTITVIDSNTDKVIKTYEVGQRPRGILLTNDYSKLYVCASDDDTVQAMDTKTGEILYSLPSGEDPEQFALHPDGKELYISNEDDGIVTVVDVQKKDVVAQIEVGIEPEGMAVSPDGSIAINTSETSNFLHWIDTKTKKIVHNTLVDQRPRHIEFTKSGDKIWASSEIGGTVMVIDTKTKEPLSKISFKIPGIFKDLIQPVGIKLTSDGKYAFVALGPSNHVAVIDAKTYKVIKYLLVGSRVWMLDFANNEKKLYTTNGVSGDVSVIDVESLKVKKTIKVGRYPWGLAVIPSK; this is encoded by the coding sequence ATGAAAAGATTACTACTAGCATCTGCATTATTATCAACAAGTTTATTAGCAGATACTATTTTTGTTTCAAATGAGAAAGATAATACAATTACAGTTATAGATTCAAATACAGATAAAGTTATAAAAACTTATGAGGTTGGTCAAAGACCAAGAGGTATTTTATTAACAAATGATTATTCAAAACTATATGTATGTGCAAGTGATGATGATACTGTTCAAGCTATGGATACAAAAACTGGAGAGATTTTATACAGTCTTCCATCAGGTGAAGACCCTGAACAGTTTGCTCTACATCCAGATGGAAAAGAACTATACATATCAAATGAAGATGACGGTATTGTAACAGTTGTAGATGTTCAAAAAAAAGATGTTGTAGCTCAAATAGAAGTTGGTATTGAGCCTGAGGGAATGGCAGTAAGTCCAGATGGATCAATAGCTATTAATACATCTGAAACATCAAACTTTTTACATTGGATTGATACAAAAACAAAAAAGATTGTTCATAATACTTTAGTAGATCAAAGACCAAGACATATTGAGTTCACGAAAAGTGGTGATAAGATTTGGGCATCAAGTGAAATTGGTGGAACTGTAATGGTTATTGATACAAAAACAAAAGAACCTCTTTCAAAAATCTCTTTTAAAATTCCTGGAATTTTTAAAGATTTAATTCAACCAGTAGGAATTAAACTAACAAGTGATGGTAAATATGCTTTTGTAGCTTTAGGCCCTTCAAATCACGTAGCTGTAATTGATGCAAAAACATATAAAGTAATCAAATACTTATTAGTTGGAAGTAGAGTTTGGATGCTTGATTTTGCTAATAATGAAAAGAAACTTTATACTACAAATGGTGTAAGTGGTGATGTTTCTGTTATTGATGTAGAATCTTTAAAAGTTAAGAAAACTATTAAAGTTGGAAGATACCCTTGGGGCTTAGCAGTAATTCCAAGTAAATAA
- a CDS encoding DUF411 domain-containing protein yields the protein MKKIVLSLMLALAVFASESKMQIFQPMTSTCPKSWLDDMKKIAKEVEIVQMVNVKGLKYSVGVPREVQSCNTTIFKDYVFEGNVPAKAIKEFFKSVPKDSMGLSLPSYENDKEVKTVYLLLDNGTYKEFGKY from the coding sequence ATGAAAAAAATAGTTTTAAGTTTAATGCTAGCTCTTGCAGTATTTGCAAGTGAAAGTAAAATGCAAATTTTTCAACCTATGACAAGTACATGTCCAAAATCTTGGTTAGATGATATGAAAAAGATAGCCAAGGAAGTTGAAATAGTTCAAATGGTAAATGTAAAAGGTTTAAAATATAGTGTAGGTGTTCCAAGGGAAGTTCAATCATGTAATACAACAATCTTTAAAGATTATGTATTTGAGGGAAATGTTCCAGCAAAAGCTATAAAAGAGTTCTTTAAAAGTGTCCCAAAAGATTCAATGGGGCTTTCTTTACCCTCTTATGAAAATGATAAAGAAGTAAAAACAGTATATTTACTTTTAGATAATGGCACTTACAAAGAGTTTGGGAAATATTAA
- a CDS encoding ATP-binding cassette domain-containing protein produces MEKNILELKDVDFSYGSKKVLNNISFSIKQGSFSVLLGLNGAGKSTVFSLVTRLLKLEVGTININQHSIKNYSKSLKDIGIVFQEPTLDLDLTVRQNLYYYGSLKGLNFKDTIESVKNEILRLELQDSLDITARKLNGGHRRRVEILRALINKPKLLLLDEPTVGLDLKSRFDILDYVRDLVKREKLSVLWITHLFDEVKEDDDISFIKKGEIIECGIVKDIVKKYQKDNLVDTFNQIVR; encoded by the coding sequence ATGGAAAAAAATATTCTAGAATTAAAAGATGTAGATTTTTCTTATGGAAGTAAAAAGGTATTAAATAATATATCTTTTAGTATAAAGCAGGGCAGTTTTTCTGTTCTGCTTGGACTAAATGGAGCTGGAAAATCTACAGTATTTTCACTAGTTACAAGACTTCTAAAACTTGAAGTTGGAACTATAAATATAAATCAACATTCAATAAAAAACTACTCAAAATCCTTAAAAGATATTGGTATTGTTTTCCAAGAACCAACTTTAGATTTAGACTTAACTGTACGACAAAATCTTTATTACTATGGCTCACTTAAGGGTTTAAATTTTAAAGATACTATTGAGTCTGTAAAAAATGAAATCCTTAGACTTGAACTTCAAGACTCACTAGATATTACTGCTAGAAAACTAAATGGTGGTCATAGAAGAAGAGTTGAAATTTTAAGAGCTTTAATAAATAAACCAAAGCTTTTACTTTTAGATGAGCCTACAGTTGGGCTTGATTTAAAAAGTAGATTTGATATTTTAGATTATGTAAGAGACTTAGTAAAAAGAGAAAAATTAAGTGTTTTATGGATTACTCATCTTTTTGATGAAGTAAAAGAAGATGATGATATATCTTTTATCAAAAAAGGTGAGATTATAGAGTGTGGAATTGTAAAAGATATAGTTAAAAAATATCAAAAAGATAACTTGGTTGATACCTTCAATCAAATAGTAAGGTAA
- a CDS encoding ABC transporter substrate-binding protein yields MIKFLVTLLITIISIINVNAEDKLKVGVLAYGTVNWELDVIKHNKLDKKYGFDLEVLKLASKNASSVAMQADSVDMIVTDWLWVNTQRANGKDFTFYPYSKATGTIYTKQNAKTLLDLKGEKLGVAGGPYDKSWLLLRAYSKYKHGKDLKDLITPVFASPVILYKKILDGSLNSAINFWHFNAKLKAKDAKALIEMSDVLKDLGVKEDISLIGWTFRRDVALKNKKLYNSFIKASHEAKDILLSSSKEWDRIRPLMKAKDEKVFLSLKEGFKQGIIKEFSSKNIEDSKKVFEILLKEGGKNLVSNAKSLDEKTFWNFQK; encoded by the coding sequence ATGATTAAATTTTTAGTAACACTACTAATAACAATAATAAGTATTATAAACGTTAATGCAGAAGATAAGTTAAAAGTAGGTGTTTTAGCCTATGGAACAGTTAACTGGGAACTTGATGTAATCAAACATAATAAACTTGATAAAAAGTATGGATTTGATTTAGAAGTTTTAAAACTCGCTTCAAAAAATGCTTCCTCTGTAGCAATGCAAGCAGATTCTGTAGATATGATAGTTACTGATTGGCTTTGGGTAAATACTCAAAGGGCAAATGGAAAAGATTTTACTTTTTATCCATATTCAAAGGCAACAGGTACAATATACACAAAACAAAATGCTAAAACACTTTTAGATTTAAAAGGTGAAAAGCTTGGAGTTGCAGGTGGACCTTATGATAAGAGTTGGTTACTTTTAAGAGCATACAGTAAATATAAGCATGGAAAAGATTTGAAAGATTTGATAACTCCTGTATTTGCAAGTCCAGTTATCTTATATAAAAAGATATTAGATGGTTCTTTAAATAGTGCTATTAATTTTTGGCATTTCAATGCAAAGTTAAAAGCTAAAGATGCAAAAGCCTTGATTGAAATGAGTGATGTTTTAAAGGATTTAGGTGTAAAAGAAGATATTTCATTAATTGGATGGACATTTAGAAGAGATGTTGCTTTAAAAAATAAAAAGCTTTATAACTCATTTATAAAAGCTAGTCATGAGGCAAAAGATATTCTTTTATCAAGTAGTAAAGAGTGGGATAGAATAAGACCTCTTATGAAAGCAAAAGATGAAAAAGTTTTTCTATCATTAAAAGAAGGATTTAAACAAGGAATTATAAAAGAATTTTCATCTAAAAATATTGAAGATTCAAAAAAAGTATTTGAAATACTTTTAAAAGAGGGTGGGAAAAATCTAGTTTCAAATGCTAAAAGTTTAGATGAAAAAACTTTTTGGAATTTCCAAAAATAA
- a CDS encoding substrate-binding periplasmic protein: protein MNLLKSTVLIVLVSLFANARSIEHIQESGNIVLAVYENFPPYSYEENGELKGIDIELGKIIAKSLNVKPIWYVTGSDENLADDLRNTIWKGNLVHKTKADVMFRIPYDYDYLRMRDKSTGELENEMVTIKGPYQSEKWVIATHKDIIDEFETLATFAYHTIGVELDTLPDTHITGFARGLISKNVKHYFKFDKAINDFKNRKIDAIAGLKSQLEYLLDYKNNKDKYFISEALPNVKSHWDLATAVSSMYRPLSYHIDGVLHKAYVNGTIKKIFEKYGLEYMPPISKTQ, encoded by the coding sequence ATGAACCTACTTAAATCAACAGTATTAATAGTTTTAGTAAGTTTATTTGCAAATGCTAGAAGTATTGAACATATTCAGGAGAGTGGAAATATTGTACTAGCTGTTTATGAGAACTTTCCCCCTTACTCTTACGAAGAGAATGGAGAGCTAAAAGGTATTGATATAGAACTTGGAAAGATTATTGCAAAATCTCTTAATGTAAAACCTATTTGGTATGTTACAGGTTCTGATGAAAACTTAGCTGATGATTTAAGAAATACAATTTGGAAAGGTAATCTAGTACATAAAACAAAAGCAGATGTTATGTTTAGAATTCCTTATGATTATGATTATTTAAGAATGAGAGATAAATCAACAGGTGAACTTGAAAATGAAATGGTTACAATCAAAGGACCTTACCAAAGTGAAAAATGGGTTATTGCAACACATAAAGATATAATTGATGAATTTGAAACATTAGCAACTTTTGCATATCATACTATTGGTGTTGAGTTAGATACTCTACCTGATACACATATAACTGGTTTTGCAAGAGGTTTAATTAGTAAAAATGTTAAACACTATTTTAAATTTGATAAAGCTATAAATGATTTTAAAAATAGAAAAATTGATGCAATTGCTGGTTTAAAATCACAGCTTGAATATCTTTTAGATTATAAGAATAATAAAGACAAATACTTTATAAGTGAAGCTCTACCAAATGTAAAATCACATTGGGATTTAGCTACAGCAGTTTCTAGTATGTATAGACCTCTTAGTTATCATATAGATGGAGTACTTCATAAAGCTTATGTTAACGGAACTATCAAAAAAATATTTGAAAAATATGGGCTTGAATATATGCCTCCAATTTCAAAAACTCAATAA
- the fbaA gene encoding class II fructose-bisphosphate aldolase yields MGVLDIVKPGVLTGSEAKKLFAYAKENKFAIPAVNVVGTDSVNAVLEVAAKVNSPIIIQFSNGGAQYFAGKGLKVDNASILGGISGAQHVHTMAEAYGVPVILHTDHAARKLLPWIDGLLEASKKHFEQTGRPLYTSHMLDLSEEPLEENISTCVDYFKVMNELDMMIEIELGITGGEEDGVDNTEIDNALLYTQPEEVCYAYEKLGEVGPNFTIAASFGNVHGVYKPGNVVLSPKILDNSQKFIKEKHSTEDKAVDFVFHGGSGSALEEIREAIEYGVIKMNIDTDTQWAFWDGVRAYEAKNHDYLQGQIGNPDGEDKPNKSYYDPRKFLRAGQESMIARLEVAYSDLCSLNKN; encoded by the coding sequence TTGGGTGTATTAGATATTGTAAAGCCAGGGGTATTAACAGGTAGTGAAGCTAAAAAGCTTTTTGCATATGCAAAAGAGAATAAGTTTGCTATTCCTGCAGTAAATGTAGTAGGAACTGATTCAGTAAATGCAGTTTTAGAAGTAGCAGCAAAAGTTAACTCACCTATTATTATCCAGTTTTCAAATGGTGGAGCTCAATATTTTGCAGGTAAGGGTTTAAAAGTAGATAACGCTTCTATTTTAGGTGGAATTAGTGGTGCACAACATGTGCATACTATGGCAGAGGCTTACGGAGTTCCTGTTATTTTACATACTGACCATGCTGCAAGAAAACTTTTACCATGGATTGATGGTTTATTAGAAGCTAGTAAAAAGCATTTTGAACAAACTGGTAGACCTTTATACACATCTCATATGTTAGACCTATCTGAAGAGCCTTTAGAAGAAAATATTTCTACATGTGTTGATTACTTTAAAGTGATGAATGAATTAGATATGATGATTGAAATCGAGCTTGGTATTACAGGTGGTGAAGAAGATGGTGTTGATAATACAGAAATTGATAACGCACTATTATATACTCAACCTGAAGAGGTTTGTTACGCTTATGAAAAATTAGGAGAAGTTGGACCTAACTTTACAATAGCAGCATCTTTTGGAAATGTTCATGGTGTTTATAAGCCAGGAAACGTTGTACTTTCTCCAAAAATCTTAGATAACTCTCAAAAGTTTATCAAAGAAAAACACTCAACTGAAGATAAAGCAGTTGACTTTGTATTCCATGGGGGTTCAGGGTCTGCTTTAGAAGAGATTAGAGAAGCTATTGAGTATGGTGTTATCAAAATGAACATTGATACAGATACTCAATGGGCATTCTGGGATGGTGTAAGAGCTTATGAAGCTAAAAATCATGATTATTTACAAGGACAAATCGGAAACCCAGATGGTGAAGATAAACCAAATAAATCTTATTATGACCCAAGAAAATTCTTAAGAGCAGGACAAGAATCTATGATTGCAAGATTAGAAGTAGCATACTCTGATCTTTGTTCTTTAAATAAAAACTAA
- the pedF gene encoding cytochrome c-550 PedF, giving the protein MNKIQKLGLAALFSAVFAFGHGSVTPQEVDTKGLEPLGEEWLDENPYKTDNKKAVEIGEYAYGENCARCHGLNAVSGGIAPDLRALEAGFDGDEWFMERARNGAVRNGNVYMPPFEGVLNQEAMWAIRTYILSLPKE; this is encoded by the coding sequence ATGAATAAAATACAAAAATTAGGATTAGCTGCATTATTTTCAGCAGTGTTTGCATTTGGACATGGAAGTGTTACTCCCCAAGAAGTTGATACAAAAGGTTTAGAGCCATTAGGTGAAGAGTGGTTAGATGAAAATCCATATAAAACAGATAATAAAAAAGCTGTAGAAATTGGTGAATATGCATATGGTGAAAACTGTGCAAGATGTCACGGTTTAAATGCAGTTTCAGGTGGTATTGCTCCTGACTTAAGAGCTTTAGAAGCTGGTTTTGATGGTGATGAGTGGTTTATGGAAAGAGCAAGAAACGGTGCTGTTAGAAATGGTAATGTTTACATGCCTCCATTTGAAGGTGTATTAAACCAAGAAGCTATGTGGGCTATTAGAACATATATCTTATCTTTACCAAAAGAGTAA
- a CDS encoding ABC transporter permease: MSSKNIRIISVITFLGIWEIAAFFIGSSSFPSISQISISLYEHTFNSDLLYNLGITLYRVFVCFFVVMLLGIVFGILMGVSKKIDDIFDFILILGLNIPALVTIVICYIWFGLTDFAAILAVILNKLPIVIVNVREGTKAIDRKYMQLAKVYKVSKKETFFKVFLPQIYPYIMASTRLCLSLIWKIVLVVELLGRSDGIGFKISMFFQFFDITSILAYSFAFVLVILLIEKLFLKPIDSYINKWK, translated from the coding sequence GTGTCAAGTAAAAATATCAGAATCATATCTGTAATAACTTTTTTAGGTATTTGGGAAATAGCAGCTTTTTTTATAGGAAGCTCAAGCTTTCCATCTATTAGTCAAATATCAATAAGTTTATATGAACATACCTTTAATTCAGACTTACTTTATAATTTAGGGATCACTTTATATAGAGTATTTGTTTGTTTTTTTGTAGTTATGTTACTTGGTATTGTTTTTGGTATTTTAATGGGAGTATCTAAAAAAATAGATGATATTTTTGATTTTATTTTAATTCTTGGATTAAATATTCCAGCATTAGTAACAATAGTTATTTGCTATATTTGGTTTGGACTTACAGATTTTGCTGCAATTTTAGCTGTAATATTAAATAAACTTCCTATTGTAATAGTAAATGTAAGAGAAGGTACTAAGGCAATTGATAGAAAATATATGCAATTAGCAAAAGTATATAAAGTATCAAAAAAAGAGACTTTCTTTAAAGTTTTTTTACCACAAATATATCCTTATATTATGGCTTCTACAAGACTTTGTTTATCTTTAATTTGGAAGATTGTATTAGTTGTTGAACTTCTTGGAAGAAGTGATGGAATAGGTTTTAAGATTTCAATGTTCTTTCAATTTTTTGATATTACTTCAATATTAGCTTATTCATTTGCTTTTGTTTTAGTAATACTTTTAATTGAAAAACTATTTTTAAAACCAATAGATTCATATATCAATAAATGGAAATAG
- a CDS encoding leucyl aminopeptidase, producing MNIVLKTREKKDDEIEIILLKNTEKLPTKTKTILRNINFKSSNFNTYFETSSKKLFVYIKEKDSESIKIAISKAVNTLKKYTSFYIDINFLKKELKIEDLVQGFILGSYEFLKYKKKEKSLKTLCINIKNSQENKTNLENRLKDSLKLCQSVNFVRDIVNTPAQDFYPKSMAKEALELAKKANMSCKVYGEDYMQENSLNAMYAVGKASIHESQLIHLSYKPCNPASTRTKKAKAKIVLVGKGVTYDTGGLSLKRGDGMVSMKIDKAGAISILGVMKYLSQSNLDIEVHAILGAVENMIDSNAYKPDDVIKIGNKTVEITNTDAEGRLVLADCLVYAQKNINDIDYIFDLATLTGSSIGAFGGYTSAVLGHSQKLKKQISKASSKSGELVGFMPYNIYMQDILKSGVADILNSSANKNGAAIIGSMFLDNFIDKKYKKKWLHFDIAGPSYRKTTWGYNPYGATGAGVRLVVEFLKQLSVKNQ from the coding sequence ATGAATATAGTTTTAAAAACACGAGAAAAAAAAGATGATGAAATAGAAATTATCTTACTTAAAAACACAGAAAAACTACCTACAAAAACGAAAACAATACTAAGAAATATAAATTTTAAAAGCTCAAATTTTAATACATATTTTGAGACAAGTTCAAAAAAACTTTTTGTATATATAAAAGAAAAAGATAGTGAGTCTATAAAAATAGCAATTAGTAAAGCTGTAAATACTTTGAAAAAATACACTTCTTTTTATATTGATATAAACTTTTTAAAAAAAGAGTTAAAAATAGAAGATTTAGTTCAAGGTTTTATTTTAGGGTCTTATGAGTTTTTAAAATATAAAAAGAAAGAAAAAAGCTTAAAAACACTTTGTATCAATATAAAAAATTCACAAGAGAATAAAACTAATCTAGAAAATAGATTAAAAGATAGTTTAAAACTATGTCAAAGCGTAAATTTTGTAAGAGATATAGTTAATACACCTGCTCAAGACTTTTATCCTAAAAGCATGGCAAAAGAAGCTTTAGAATTAGCAAAGAAAGCTAATATGAGTTGTAAGGTATATGGTGAGGATTATATGCAAGAAAACTCTTTAAATGCCATGTATGCTGTAGGAAAAGCATCAATACATGAGAGTCAGCTAATACATCTAAGCTACAAACCATGTAATCCCGCAAGTACGAGGACAAAAAAAGCAAAAGCTAAGATAGTTTTAGTTGGTAAGGGTGTTACTTATGATACAGGAGGTTTGAGTCTTAAAAGAGGTGATGGCATGGTTTCTATGAAGATTGATAAAGCAGGAGCTATATCAATTTTAGGAGTTATGAAGTATTTAAGCCAATCAAATTTAGATATTGAAGTTCATGCTATTTTAGGAGCAGTTGAGAATATGATAGACTCAAATGCTTATAAACCTGATGATGTGATTAAAATAGGAAATAAAACTGTTGAGATTACAAATACTGATGCTGAAGGTAGACTCGTTCTTGCTGATTGTTTAGTTTATGCTCAAAAAAACATAAATGATATAGATTATATTTTTGATTTAGCAACACTTACTGGTTCTAGTATAGGAGCATTTGGTGGATATACTAGTGCTGTATTAGGACACAGCCAAAAACTAAAAAAACAAATATCAAAAGCTTCAAGTAAAAGTGGTGAGCTAGTTGGTTTTATGCCTTATAATATTTATATGCAAGATATTTTAAAAAGTGGTGTTGCTGATATTTTAAACTCAAGTGCTAATAAAAATGGTGCAGCAATTATTGGAAGTATGTTTTTAGATAATTTTATTGATAAAAAATATAAAAAGAAATGGCTACACTTTGATATAGCAGGGCCTTCATATAGAAAGACTACATGGGGATATAATCCTTATGGTGCAACAGGTGCAGGAGTTAGACTTGTAGTTGAGTTTTTAAAGCAATTAAGTGTGAAGAATCAATAA